A part of Longimicrobium sp. genomic DNA contains:
- a CDS encoding SMC family ATPase, producing MRLISLKLRNFRQHARTDIAFRPGLTGIIGPNGAGKSTILEAIAWAVYGAAAARGTNDTIRFARAGQGARVEVELQFELGGHEYRVVRTLSKAEVFLDGGVAPVAATLGGATAYLQGRLGMSREEFFNTYFTGQKELAFLATMGPTERGRFLSQVLGYERLRRAQELARLRRTELRTEIKALRAALGDRGEIVGARQAAERRVAEALEALRTAEREAEDARAALKLIEPRWAAAQAARERFRELTHAADAALRDRDAARRDAARAEGELAAVAGAETDLAPLREQLAVLPALTEEGTRLADLARHAERRKSLVAQIADAVGETQRTVTRLEKLDTAPELERRYATELEQLRARRAEVDTELEESKTTWLRDRQDAETKLQTYRDRGVELKEQIRSIEELGPEGTCPTCGRPVGADYERLLEELQDQWVTIVQDGKWWSSRFDQLKDKPEEVANLEALTHDLSRQVEDRTQKHTRCQAALQEREGLLKERAQREARHAELTAELAATPAGYDAARHKEVEKRMRELREVEKRAARLEETARRRADWERDRAEAAAREAAAEARAKAAAAEREALGFSEEAFEASRADYTTADGRARAADLRAATLRGDVNTAEQAFQAARHAEDEYNRRAAEVETQETDLRYHDELDAAYTDLRQELNDQVRPELSEIASAFLTQLTDGRYTAMEIDEGYNIMVLDEGEEKPVISGGEEDVANLVLRLSLSQMIAERAGHPLSLLILDEVFGSLDVARRDNVVQLLHALEGRFEQVILITHIDGIRESLDQVLRVDFDERAATSIVREDNVDGSAEMPEAPMAAD from the coding sequence ATGAGGCTCATCTCCCTCAAGCTGCGCAACTTCCGCCAGCACGCGCGCACCGACATCGCCTTCCGGCCGGGGCTCACCGGCATCATCGGGCCGAACGGGGCGGGGAAGAGCACGATCCTGGAAGCCATCGCCTGGGCCGTGTACGGCGCGGCGGCGGCGCGCGGCACCAACGACACCATCCGCTTCGCGCGCGCGGGGCAGGGCGCGCGGGTGGAGGTGGAGCTGCAGTTCGAGCTGGGCGGCCACGAGTACCGCGTGGTGCGCACGCTCAGCAAGGCGGAAGTCTTCCTGGACGGCGGTGTGGCCCCGGTCGCGGCCACGCTGGGCGGCGCCACGGCGTACCTGCAGGGGCGCCTGGGGATGTCGCGTGAGGAGTTCTTCAACACCTACTTCACGGGGCAGAAGGAGCTCGCCTTCCTCGCCACCATGGGGCCGACGGAGCGCGGGCGCTTCCTCAGCCAGGTGCTGGGATACGAGAGGCTGCGCCGCGCGCAGGAGCTGGCCCGCCTCCGCCGCACCGAGCTGCGCACGGAGATCAAGGCCCTGCGCGCCGCCCTCGGCGACCGCGGCGAGATCGTGGGCGCGCGCCAGGCCGCCGAGCGCCGCGTGGCCGAAGCCCTCGAAGCCCTGCGCACGGCCGAGCGCGAGGCGGAGGATGCCCGCGCCGCGCTCAAGCTGATTGAGCCGCGCTGGGCCGCCGCGCAGGCCGCCCGCGAGCGCTTCCGCGAGCTGACCCACGCCGCCGACGCCGCCCTCCGCGACCGCGACGCCGCCCGCCGCGACGCCGCCCGCGCCGAGGGTGAGCTCGCCGCCGTCGCCGGCGCCGAGACGGATCTGGCGCCCCTGCGCGAGCAGCTCGCGGTGCTCCCCGCGCTCACCGAAGAGGGCACCCGCCTCGCCGACCTCGCGCGCCACGCCGAGCGCCGCAAGTCGCTCGTGGCCCAGATCGCGGACGCGGTGGGCGAGACGCAGCGTACGGTCACGAGGCTGGAAAAGCTGGACACCGCCCCGGAGCTGGAGCGCCGCTACGCCACCGAGCTGGAGCAGCTCCGCGCCCGCCGCGCCGAAGTGGACACGGAGCTGGAGGAGAGCAAGACCACCTGGCTGCGCGACCGGCAGGACGCGGAGACCAAGCTGCAGACCTACCGCGACCGCGGCGTGGAGCTCAAGGAGCAGATCCGCTCCATCGAGGAGCTTGGCCCCGAGGGCACCTGCCCCACCTGCGGCCGCCCCGTCGGCGCGGACTACGAGCGCCTGCTGGAGGAGCTGCAGGACCAGTGGGTGACCATCGTGCAGGACGGCAAGTGGTGGTCGTCGCGCTTCGACCAGCTCAAGGACAAGCCGGAGGAAGTCGCGAACCTGGAGGCGCTGACGCACGACCTATCGCGGCAGGTGGAGGACCGCACGCAGAAGCACACCCGCTGCCAGGCCGCCCTCCAGGAGCGCGAGGGGCTGCTCAAGGAGCGCGCCCAGCGCGAGGCCCGCCACGCGGAGCTGACCGCGGAGCTGGCCGCGACCCCCGCCGGCTACGACGCCGCGCGGCACAAGGAAGTCGAGAAGCGCATGCGCGAGCTGCGCGAGGTAGAGAAGCGCGCCGCGCGCCTGGAGGAGACCGCCCGCCGCCGCGCCGACTGGGAGCGCGACCGCGCCGAAGCCGCCGCCCGCGAGGCCGCCGCCGAAGCGCGCGCAAAGGCCGCCGCGGCGGAGCGCGAGGCGCTCGGCTTCTCCGAGGAGGCGTTCGAGGCCTCCCGCGCCGACTACACCACCGCCGACGGCCGCGCCCGCGCCGCCGACCTGCGCGCCGCCACCCTGCGCGGCGACGTGAACACGGCCGAGCAGGCGTTCCAGGCCGCGCGCCACGCGGAGGACGAGTACAACCGCCGCGCCGCCGAGGTGGAGACGCAGGAGACCGACCTCCGCTACCACGACGAGCTGGACGCCGCCTACACCGACCTCCGCCAGGAGCTCAACGACCAGGTGCGCCCGGAGCTCTCCGAGATCGCCTCCGCCTTCCTCACGCAGCTCACGGACGGCCGCTACACGGCCATGGAGATCGATGAGGGCTACAACATCATGGTGCTGGACGAGGGCGAGGAGAAGCCGGTGATCTCCGGCGGCGAGGAGGACGTCGCCAACCTGGTCCTGCGCCTCTCGCTCTCGCAGATGATCGCCGAGCGCGCCGGCCACCCGCTCTCCCTGCTGATCCTGGACGAGGTGTTCGGATCGCTGGACGTGGCGCGCCGCGACAACGTCGTCCAGCTCCTCCACGCCCTGGAAGGCCGCTTCGAGCAGGTGATCCTGATCACGCACATCGACGGCATCCGCGAGAGCCTGGACCAGGTCCTCCGCGTGGACTTCGACGAGCGCGCCGCCACCTCCATCGTCCGCGAAGACAACGTCGACGGCAGCGCGGAGATGCCGGAGGCCCCGATGGCGGCGGACTGA